Proteins from a genomic interval of Antedon mediterranea chromosome 5, ecAntMedi1.1, whole genome shotgun sequence:
- the LOC140048645 gene encoding uncharacterized protein has protein sequence MQFKEDSGVISQSHAEHVAKLWNNLDAYDKTIKRKARHQDYLTKGRFKKSKTTSVIPGFESTRRCFLGQNTGPAQWPDCNRYTECIITKLCEAYPSTVSIEGKRFQRWPLITKGYKNISRKVLSNGHLMLFAKLQLMEINRTTLIQWYNRTSKKQERQVLESGISATIPKLVSDKTLLEPLTKPAVLNVHTSAPSFTFVLPKNTSGLATLGNGPSIPVPGEIAKPPPSVPEASSTRIPRTTLLYRKRVAKDISEGKPIKIYKPRTSAIVCSKCKQPRLNKNYTQYYGNWYCAATSDVTFKEWKSAMVAIRRLRQERKKKQQKE, from the exons ATGCAGTTTAAGGAAGACAGTGGAGTGATAAGTCAAAGTCATGCTGAACATGTCGCAAAGTTGTGGAACAACCTGGATGCTTATGACAAAACCATTAAACGCAAAGCACGGCATCAAGATTACCTGACGAAAGGCAGGTTCAAGAAAAGTAAAACTACTTCCGTAATACCTGGTTTCGAAAGCACTCGACG atgctTCTTAGGTCAGAACACCGGGCCAGCTCAGTGGCCGGACTGCAATCGATATACGGAGTGCATTATTACAAAACTATGTGAAGCGTATCCATCTACCGTATCTATCGAAGGTAAACGTTTCCAGCGCTGGCCGCTCATTACCAAAGGCTACAAGAACATTAGTCGGAAAGTGCTATCGAATGGACACCTGATGTTGTTTGCTAAGCTTCAGTTGATGGAGATAAATCGTACGACACTCATCCAGTG GTACAACAGAACGTCAAAGAAGCAAGAGCGGCAAGTGTTGGAATCTGGCATCTCAGCAACAATACCCAAACTTGTCTCTGATAAAACCCTACTTGAACCTTTAACCAAGCCAGCGGTGCTAAACGTTCATACAAGCGCTCCATCTTTCACATTTGTCCTACCAAAAAACACTTCCGGCCTAGCGACTCTAGGAAACGGACCGTCGATCCCAGTTCCAGGCGAGATAGCAAAACCACCACCATCAGTCCCTGAGGCTAGCAGTACTCGGATTCCTAGAACTACCCTCTTGTACAGAAAACGAGTGGCTAAAGACATATCGGAAGGGAAACcgatcaaaatatacaaaccaAGAACGTCTGCGATTGTGTGCTCAAAGTGTAAGCAACCAAGATTAAATAAGAACTACACTCAGTACTATGGAAATTGGTATTGTGCTGCAACATCTGATGTGACTTTTAAAGAATGGAAATCGGCTATGGTTGCCATCCGTCGCCTTCGTCAAGAGAGGAAAAAAAAGCAGCAAAAAGAATGA